AATGACCGCACTTTTTGATGAATATTTAAAAATATCAAAGTGCGGTTAATTTTTATAAAAATCTTTCTTGATAAAATAAAATGGCTGAAGTATAAAACTATCCACCACACAACACATACATAAGGAAAAGCTATGTTTGAACATATCAAAGCGGCACCAGCCGATCCAATCTTAGGCTTAGGCGAAGCATTCAAATCCGAAACTCGCGAAAATAAAATCAACTTGGGTATTGGCGTTTATAAAGATGCGCAAGGCACAACCCCGATTATGCGTGCGGTAAAAGAAGCAGAAAAACGCTTATTTGATAAGGAAAAAACGAAGAATTATCTGACTATCGATGGTATTGCTGATTATAACGAACGAACAAAAGAACTCCTTTTCGGTAAAGATTCTGAAGTCATCAAATCTAATCGTGCAAGAACAGTACAAAGTTTAGGTGGAACAGGCGCATTACGTATTGCTGCTGAATTCATTAAACGCCAAACCAAAGCACAAAATGTGTGGATCAGTACGCCAACATGGCCAAACCACAATGCAATTTTCAATGCGGTAGGTATGACGATTCGTGAATATCGCTATTATGATGCTGAACGCAAAGCCCTTGATTGGGAACATTTACTCGAAGATTTAAGCCAAGCAAGCGAAGGCGATGTGGTGCTTTTACACGGTTGCTGCCACAATCCAACCGGTATTGACCCAACCCCTGAACAATGGCAAGAATTAGCCGCGCTTTCAGCGAAAAACGGCTGGTTACCACTCTTTGACTTTGCTTATCAAGGTTTAGCCAATGGCTTAGATCAAGATGCTTACGGTTTACGTGCTTTTGCGGCAAATCATAAAGAATTATTAGTGGCAAGTTCATTCTCGAAAAACTTTGGTTTATACAATGAGCGTGTAGGTGCCTTTACCCTTGTAGCTGAAAATGCAGAAATTGCTTCGACCGCATTAACACAGGTGAAATCAATTATTCGTACACTCTACTCTAACCCAGCATCTCATGGCGGGGCAACGGTCGCAACCGTATTAAATGATGCTCAACTTCGCCAAGAATGGGAAAATGAATTAACTGAAATGCGTGAACGCATCAAAAAAATGCGTCATTTATTCGTTCAGTTATTAAAAGAATATGGTACAGAACAAGATTTCAGCTTTATTATGGAACAAAACGGTATGTTCTCTTTCAGCGGCTTATCACCTGAACAAGTTGATCGCTTAAAAGAAGAATTTGCGATTTACGCTGTTCGTTCTGGTCGTATCAATGTGGCGGGTATCACTGAAGATAATATTCGTTATTTGTGTGAAAGCATTGTCAAAGTGCTGTAATTCATAAAAAGCAAAAGTGCGGTTAAGTTTTAACCGCACTTTGTCATTACCACTTCTCTAACGCTTCTTTATCGCTCTCTCTTGCTTCAATCCAGCGTTCGCCTTGATGGGT
This portion of the Haemophilus haemolyticus genome encodes:
- a CDS encoding amino acid aminotransferase, which produces MFEHIKAAPADPILGLGEAFKSETRENKINLGIGVYKDAQGTTPIMRAVKEAEKRLFDKEKTKNYLTIDGIADYNERTKELLFGKDSEVIKSNRARTVQSLGGTGALRIAAEFIKRQTKAQNVWISTPTWPNHNAIFNAVGMTIREYRYYDAERKALDWEHLLEDLSQASEGDVVLLHGCCHNPTGIDPTPEQWQELAALSAKNGWLPLFDFAYQGLANGLDQDAYGLRAFAANHKELLVASSFSKNFGLYNERVGAFTLVAENAEIASTALTQVKSIIRTLYSNPASHGGATVATVLNDAQLRQEWENELTEMRERIKKMRHLFVQLLKEYGTEQDFSFIMEQNGMFSFSGLSPEQVDRLKEEFAIYAVRSGRINVAGITEDNIRYLCESIVKVL